A part of Oncorhynchus kisutch isolate 150728-3 linkage group LG2, Okis_V2, whole genome shotgun sequence genomic DNA contains:
- the LOC109901902 gene encoding FAST kinase domain-containing protein 4: protein MTSRLLGRCARLLPRPPQASAAAALLPTPAAGPAEPLWAQAWRQPVLRGLCEGRSLVKEEYPIEPKRTQLDELLERAQSPQDVLQAWAAQGGKANQAAKALVQLVRLAGREKGGAKMDQFELLNDPRLLDILDTVTAQVASVWNGTLVSLLRSLSALGVPPTAAVQRSIQTEVLWRVRRLSYKQLAFLADWGAGRKGQMEVSLVSAALKQLELRWTEIADARTVSTLMARAGHLSPALMDRLEDKALELAEGFGAEDIRRVSVSLASQGRRSVPLLRALSYYLLQKPSTDLSTPLLLDLAYAYGKLNFHHSQVFQRLAAELLPRMPDISSADVTRCAKSLAFLKWLHLPLFEAFAEHYSVNSQKYSTLQLCNLLMSLARLNFQPSKGEEFYKKVHSALEGVLPSLEAFLQIDVVWSLCVLQQAKPQHITALNQQTHVAKLSEGSLSRVENYRLKLLHIIATLQLEHPESLSSTLPTEAMLISSTLGRDSPLSPLQTGLKGALDNLVGGKAEALRTGVNTIYGWTIDGELVVDSENKPMDLVTLTAPHLPGGGGTNPLPEGACRLAFLTWEFPNYGSRSKDLLGRFTMMRRHLKLAGFILVEVPYYEWLELKSDWQKVAYVKDKMGKAIAEEMAK from the exons atgACCAGCCGTCTGCTGGGCCGATGTGCCCGTCTCCTCCCCAGGCCTCCCCAGGCCTCAGCCGCCGCTGCCCTCCTGCCAACCCCTGCAGCTGGGCCAGCAGAGCCACTGTGGGCCCAGGCCTGGCGGCAGCCTGTGTTAAGGGGGCTATGTGAGGGCAGGAGTTTGGTCAAAGAGGAGTATCCCATCGAGCCCAAACGCACCCAGCTGGATGAGCTCTTAGAGAGGGCCCAATCTCCACAGGATGTCCTGCAGGCATGGGCGGCACAAGGAGGAAAGGCCAATCAGGCAGCTAAGGCTCTGGTTCAGCTTGTCAGATTGGctgggagagagaaaggtggggCTAAAATGGACCAATTTGAGCTGCTGAATGATCCTAGACTGCTAGACATACTGGACACGGTTACTGCACAG GTAGCGTCGGTGTGGAATGGTACGCTGGTCTCTCTGCTGCGCTCCCTCTCTGCTCTGGGTGTTCCTCCTACAGCTGCAGTACAACGCTCCATCCAGACAGAGGTGCTGTGGCGTGTACGCAGGCTCTCCTACAAACAGCTGGCTTTCTTGGCAGACTGGGGAGCAGGGCGGAAGGGTCAGATGGAGGTGTCGCTGGTGAGTGCAGCGCTAAAACAGCTGGAGCTCCGCTGGACTGAGATCGCTGACGCTAGAACAGTCAGTACCCTGATGGCTAGGGCTGGACACCTCAGTCCTGCACTGATGGACAGACTGGAGGATAAG GCGTTAGAGCTAGCTGAAGGGTTTGGGGCGGAGGATATCCGCagggtgtctgtgtctctggcgTCTCAGGGACGCCGTTCGGTGCCTCTGCTCAGAGCTCTGTCCTACTACCTCCTACAGAAACCCTCAACAGACCTTTCCACACCGCTACTGTTGGACCTCGCCTACGCATATG gGAAGTTGAATTTCCACCATTCCCAGGTCTTCCAGCGATTGGCAGCCGAGTTGTTACCCAGAATGCCAGATATTAGTTCTGCCGATGTTACTCGCTGCGCCAAATCACTAGCCTTCCTCAAGTGGCTCCATCTCCCATTGTTTGAGGCATTCGCTGAG CACTACAGCGTGAACAGTCAGAAGTACAGCACACTGCAGCTTTGTAACCTGCTCATGTCACTGGCCAGGCTCAACTTCCAACCCAGCAAGGGAGAGGAGTTCTACAAGAAG GTCCACTCTGCCCTGGAGGGTGTTCTCCCTAGCCTGGAGGCGTTCCTGCAGATAGACGTGgtgtggtctctgtgtgtgttacagcAGGCCAAGCCCCAGCACATCACAGCCCTCAACCAACAAACACATGTTGCCAAACTCTCAG AAGGCAGTCTGTCTCGAGTGGAGAACTATCGCCTGAAGCTCCTCCACATCATTGCTACCCTCCAGTTAGAACACCCAGAGTCTCTGTCCTCCACCCTGCCTACAGAGGCCATGTTGATTTCCTCCACCCTGGGCCGggactcccccctctcccctctacagacTGGGCTGAAGGGGGCCCTGGATAATCTGGTGGGGGGGAAAGCAGAGGCCCTACGTACCGGGGTCAACACTATATACGGCTGGACCATAG ATGGAGAGCTGGTGGTGGACAGTGAAAATAAGCCAATGGACCTGGTGACACTGACAGCCCCTCACCTGCCTGGAGGAGGCGGAACCAATCCCCTACCTGAGGGTGCATGCAG GTTAGCGTTCTTGACCTGGGAGTTTCCTAACTATGGCTCCAGGAGTAAAGATCTGCTGGGACGATTCACCATGATGAGACGGCATCTCAAACTGGCTGGCTTTATCCTTGtagag